One genomic segment of Mytilus trossulus isolate FHL-02 chromosome 4, PNRI_Mtr1.1.1.hap1, whole genome shotgun sequence includes these proteins:
- the LOC134713884 gene encoding succinate dehydrogenase assembly factor 4, mitochondrial-like has protein sequence MSKVMKLGQLMQKCARTAFITHIKEINTSQVLTIIVRKHSDDSGQNKPQRKKGNTPAGKLDDKMETAEEAFNPYVEQEPLERFPDDTNPATGEIGGPRGPEPTRYGDWERKGRVTDF, from the exons ATGTCGAAGGTTATGAAACTTGGCCAGTTAATGCAGAAATGTGCAA GAACAGCATTTATAACACACATCAAAGAGATAAACACATCACAAGTTTTAACAATTATTGTAAGAAAACATTCTGATGATTCTGGACAGAATAAACCTCAACGGAAGAAAGGAAACACACCAGCAGGAAAACTGGATGATAAAATGGAGACAGCAGAAGAAGCATTTAATCCTTATGTGGAACAGGAACCCTTAGAGAGGTTTCCTGATGACACAAATCCTGCTACTGGTGAAATTGGTGGACCACGAGGCCCAGAGCCTACCAGATATGGTGATTGGGAAAGAAAGGGGCGTGTCACAGATTTTTGA